The Crocinitomicaceae bacterium genome includes a region encoding these proteins:
- a CDS encoding DEAD/DEAH box helicase family protein, giving the protein MGKNEAHTRQEIIDKRLLVAGWNVNDHSQVLVEFNINVPLPDCVSEPRTKYEGHQYSDYVLLGKDGKPLAVVEAKKSAVDANIGKEQAKQYCTNIQNEQGGELPFCFYTNGHDIYFWDLGNYPPKKVYGFPTRDDLERYQYIRNTRKALASELINTKIAGRDYQIASIRAVMEAVEKRRRKFLLVMATGTGKTRTCIALVDALMRAGWAERVLFLVDRIALRDQTLEAFKEHLPNEPRWPKVGEKDITTDRRIYVSTYPTMLNVIRDEKKSLSPHFFDLIIVDESHRSIYNTYQEILEYFNTITLGLTATPTDVIDHNTFKLFECEEGIPTFAYSYEEAVNNIPPYLSNFQVMKIKTKFQEEGINKRSISLEDQKDLILDGKEVSEINYEGTEIEKKVINKGTNALIVREFMEESIKDANGVLPGKTIFFCATMKHARRMEELFDAFYPEYKGELAKVLVSDDPRVYGKGGLLHQFTNNDMPRVAISVDMLDTGIDVRELVNLVFAKPVYSYTKFWQMIGRGTRLLEPEKIKPWCTHKDNFLILDCWDNFEYFKLNPRGKESKTTLPLPVRLFGIRLDKIEKAQELNKTELVESEISKLRKQIITLPNNSIVILDAKHELQRLDDENFWTLLTPDKLEFLRMVVKPLFRTVSDVDFKSMRFEKDILEVSLAHLSDEKEKFEALKSSIVEEIGELPLSVNSVAKEEDIIRKSQTNNYWATITEEKFEELTSKLSPLMKFRETIVLLGPAKFNFKDEVYAKEFVEFGPQHEALSIAKYRELVEQKINELVSENLILQKLKQGLDISKEESQQLADALHDEHPHITVDLLRRVYHHRKAQLVQFIKHILGIQVLETFPETVSIAFNEFIKTHTYLTARQLQFLDLLKKYILDKGELSKRNLIESPFTMLHPEGIRGIFKPNEIEEILKLTDKLIAA; this is encoded by the coding sequence TTGGGCAAAAACGAAGCACATACAAGGCAAGAAATCATTGACAAACGTTTGCTAGTAGCGGGTTGGAATGTCAATGATCACTCTCAAGTTCTTGTAGAGTTTAATATAAACGTGCCTCTGCCGGATTGTGTGAGTGAACCTCGTACAAAGTATGAAGGGCATCAATACAGCGATTATGTTTTATTGGGTAAAGATGGAAAACCATTAGCTGTTGTTGAAGCAAAAAAATCAGCTGTTGATGCTAATATTGGAAAAGAACAAGCGAAACAATATTGTACAAATATTCAAAATGAGCAAGGTGGTGAATTACCTTTCTGTTTTTATACAAATGGACATGATATTTATTTTTGGGATTTAGGAAATTATCCTCCAAAAAAAGTGTACGGATTTCCTACACGCGATGATTTAGAACGCTATCAATATATTCGTAATACTCGAAAAGCACTTGCGAGCGAATTAATAAACACAAAAATTGCCGGACGCGATTATCAAATTGCATCAATTCGTGCGGTGATGGAAGCGGTTGAAAAACGCAGACGTAAATTCTTGCTTGTAATGGCAACGGGTACAGGTAAAACCAGAACTTGTATTGCCTTAGTTGATGCGTTAATGAGAGCAGGTTGGGCTGAACGGGTTTTGTTTTTAGTAGATCGAATTGCTTTACGCGATCAAACTCTTGAAGCTTTTAAAGAGCATCTACCTAACGAACCGAGATGGCCTAAAGTGGGTGAAAAGGATATTACCACGGACAGACGGATTTATGTTTCGACTTATCCAACAATGCTGAATGTAATTCGCGATGAAAAAAAATCGTTGAGTCCACATTTTTTTGATTTGATTATTGTTGATGAAAGTCATCGAAGTATTTACAATACGTATCAAGAAATTTTAGAATACTTCAATACAATAACATTAGGATTAACGGCAACGCCAACAGATGTAATTGACCACAACACGTTTAAATTATTTGAATGCGAAGAGGGTATTCCAACTTTTGCATATTCTTATGAAGAGGCTGTAAATAATATTCCACCCTACCTGAGTAATTTTCAAGTAATGAAAATTAAAACTAAGTTTCAAGAGGAAGGAATTAATAAGAGAAGCATTTCTTTAGAAGATCAAAAGGATTTAATTTTAGACGGAAAAGAAGTTTCAGAAATAAATTACGAAGGAACCGAGATTGAAAAAAAAGTCATCAACAAAGGAACAAACGCATTAATCGTGCGTGAGTTTATGGAGGAATCGATTAAAGATGCGAATGGTGTATTGCCCGGAAAAACTATTTTCTTTTGTGCAACAATGAAACACGCACGCAGAATGGAAGAATTGTTTGATGCGTTTTATCCTGAATACAAAGGCGAGTTAGCAAAAGTTTTAGTGAGCGATGATCCTCGCGTTTATGGCAAGGGAGGATTATTACATCAGTTCACCAACAACGATATGCCACGCGTTGCAATTAGCGTGGACATGTTAGATACAGGTATTGATGTTAGAGAATTGGTGAATTTAGTTTTTGCAAAACCTGTTTATTCCTATACTAAGTTTTGGCAAATGATTGGTCGCGGAACTCGGTTACTGGAACCTGAAAAAATAAAACCTTGGTGTACACACAAAGACAATTTTTTAATTCTTGATTGTTGGGATAATTTTGAATATTTCAAATTAAATCCTCGTGGTAAGGAATCTAAAACTACACTTCCATTGCCTGTTCGTTTGTTTGGAATACGATTAGATAAAATTGAAAAAGCACAAGAGTTAAATAAAACAGAGCTTGTTGAATCTGAAATATCAAAACTTAGAAAACAAATCATTACCCTTCCAAATAATTCAATTGTGATTTTGGATGCCAAGCACGAATTACAGAGGCTCGATGACGAAAATTTTTGGACACTTTTAACGCCTGATAAATTGGAATTTTTAAGAATGGTTGTGAAACCTTTATTCAGAACGGTCTCTGATGTTGATTTCAAATCCATGCGTTTTGAAAAAGACATTTTAGAAGTTTCATTGGCACATTTATCTGATGAAAAAGAAAAATTTGAAGCACTAAAATCAAGTATTGTTGAAGAGATCGGCGAATTGCCTTTGTCTGTAAATAGCGTTGCTAAAGAAGAAGATATTATTCGTAAAAGCCAAACTAATAATTATTGGGCAACTATTACCGAAGAAAAATTTGAAGAATTAACAAGTAAACTTTCCCCCTTAATGAAATTCAGGGAAACAATTGTGCTACTTGGCCCCGCAAAATTTAATTTTAAAGATGAAGTCTATGCCAAAGAGTTTGTTGAATTTGGCCCACAACATGAAGCTCTGAGTATTGCAAAATATCGCGAATTGGTTGAGCAAAAAATAAATGAATTGGTTTCTGAAAATCTAATTCTTCAAAAATTAAAACAAGGTCTTGACATTTCTAAGGAAGAATCACAGCAATTGGCAGATGCCCTGCACGATGAGCATCCACACATAACAGTTGATTTGTTGCGCAGAGTTTATCACCACCGAAAAGCGCAGTTGGTTCAGTTCATCAAACACATTTTAGGAATTCAGGTTTTAGAAACTTTTCCCGAAACGGTGTCTATTGCATTTAATGAATTTATAAAAACACATACTTATTTAACCGCGCGTCAATTACAATTTCTTGATCTTTTAAAAAAATACATTTTAGATAAAGGTGAACTTAGTAAGCGCAACTTAATAGAATCACCTTTTACAATGTTACACCCCGAAGGTATTCGCGGAATTTTTAAACCAAACGAAATTGAAGAAATATTAAAATTAACCGATAAATTAATTGCTGCATAA
- a CDS encoding Glu/Leu/Phe/Val dehydrogenase, protein METKTKKTGMYENVQVQFNKAANVMKLDEGVRKILSSTNSEIVVHFPVKMDNGKTEVFTGFRVQHNNALGPYKGGLRYHPTLDIDAARALATWMTWKTALAGLPYGGGKGGIEIDPSKYSLAELERITRRFTFALGENIGPDIDIPAPDVNTNAQTMAWIADTFASTRPPSTRFTSMSVVTGKPVGSGGLEGRDRATGFGVVATIKSWAVTKDTDLKNKKYIVQGFGNVGYWAAHFLKELGAELIAVQDASGTIYNDKGIDPEDLLKHCSNNKGNIAGYKKADSFHDSEFFAIPCHIIIPAALGNQITEANAYRIKTLLIAEGANGPTDTVAEEILLSKGIDIIPDILCNSGGVIGSYYEWLQNRRAEIWKIEKVLPLIQEKIDTAFKETVAAAKKHKTDWRTGAYVVALERIERTYKQRGVFP, encoded by the coding sequence ATGGAAACAAAAACAAAAAAAACCGGAATGTATGAGAACGTTCAGGTGCAGTTTAACAAAGCTGCAAATGTTATGAAATTGGATGAGGGAGTTCGAAAAATTCTTTCCTCCACCAACAGTGAAATTGTTGTGCATTTTCCGGTAAAAATGGACAATGGAAAAACAGAAGTGTTCACCGGTTTTCGGGTACAACATAACAATGCATTGGGGCCTTACAAAGGCGGCTTGCGCTATCACCCAACACTTGACATTGATGCTGCACGTGCATTGGCCACATGGATGACCTGGAAAACAGCTTTGGCCGGACTTCCATATGGTGGAGGAAAAGGAGGAATCGAAATTGATCCTTCAAAATATTCATTAGCCGAATTGGAAAGAATCACACGAAGATTCACGTTTGCCCTTGGAGAAAATATCGGACCTGATATTGATATTCCAGCACCCGATGTAAATACCAACGCACAAACAATGGCATGGATTGCAGATACATTTGCTTCTACAAGACCACCATCAACCCGATTTACAAGCATGAGTGTTGTTACCGGAAAACCTGTTGGTTCAGGCGGGCTTGAAGGAAGAGATCGTGCAACCGGATTTGGGGTTGTTGCAACAATAAAATCATGGGCTGTCACAAAAGACACTGACCTGAAAAACAAAAAATACATTGTTCAGGGATTTGGAAATGTTGGTTACTGGGCTGCACATTTCTTAAAAGAATTAGGAGCAGAATTAATTGCGGTGCAAGATGCCAGTGGAACTATTTACAACGATAAAGGAATTGATCCGGAAGATTTATTAAAGCACTGTTCCAACAATAAAGGAAACATTGCAGGATATAAAAAGGCTGATTCTTTTCATGACTCAGAGTTTTTTGCAATTCCATGTCACATTATAATTCCGGCCGCGTTGGGAAATCAAATTACAGAAGCAAATGCATACCGCATAAAAACATTATTAATTGCTGAAGGAGCTAATGGTCCAACGGATACAGTAGCAGAAGAAATTTTACTGAGCAAGGGCATCGATATCATTCCAGATATTCTTTGCAATTCAGGAGGAGTAATTGGAAGTTACTATGAGTGGCTGCAGAACAGACGCGCTGAAATATGGAAGATTGAAAAAGTGTTGCCATTGATTCAGGAAAAAATTGACACTGCGTTTAAGGAAACTGTAGCTGCTGCAAAAAAACACAAAACCGATTGGAGAACAGGAGCGTATGTTGTGGCACTGGAACGAATTGAGCGCACTTATAAACAACGTGGGGTGTTTCCATAA
- a CDS encoding sensor histidine kinase, protein MTAQSKKIKDLSRHLQERVKELTCLYEISKAAQKSDKSLDELIENILKIIPKGWQFPDDLNVFIRIDEQEYGNQKTLTLHQKSEIRIDNEIRGEIIVFYTKNSKSSKSFLKEEQQLINQIGLELSSILDRFEKRELEKIITLKLRYSDRLNVLGELTAGIAHELNTPLGNILGYAELLEKAESDSVRKSDIQKIITSAINAREIVKKLMYFSCEMPSQFKLVNLNDVIIESMNLLQIQLNENKVRLELILSKQVRPIRLDSIQFSQVLFNLALNAIAAMPSGGVLKISTNVRKELVVLKIKDHGIGMDKKDIVKIFQPFYTTKPSGTGLGLAVVHGIIQSHRGTISVDSEKGKGTEFTITLDQNTL, encoded by the coding sequence GTGACTGCACAATCAAAAAAAATAAAAGATCTTTCAAGACACTTACAAGAGCGCGTAAAAGAACTGACATGTTTATATGAGATTTCAAAAGCTGCTCAAAAAAGTGATAAGTCTTTAGATGAACTCATCGAAAATATTCTAAAAATTATTCCTAAAGGGTGGCAGTTTCCCGATGACTTAAATGTCTTCATTCGCATAGATGAACAAGAATATGGAAATCAGAAGACATTAACACTTCATCAAAAATCTGAGATACGAATTGACAACGAAATTCGCGGTGAGATAATAGTTTTTTATACAAAGAATTCCAAATCATCCAAATCATTTTTGAAAGAAGAACAGCAGTTGATTAATCAAATTGGGCTGGAGTTGTCTTCCATACTGGATAGATTTGAAAAACGTGAACTTGAAAAAATCATCACGCTAAAATTGCGTTACAGCGATCGTCTGAATGTATTGGGAGAGTTGACTGCAGGAATTGCGCATGAACTAAATACGCCTTTAGGAAATATTTTAGGATATGCCGAGTTACTCGAAAAAGCAGAATCAGATTCTGTCAGAAAATCTGACATTCAAAAAATAATTACGTCTGCAATTAATGCGCGTGAGATTGTAAAAAAACTCATGTACTTCTCCTGTGAAATGCCCAGTCAGTTTAAGCTGGTTAATCTGAATGATGTCATTATTGAATCCATGAATTTACTCCAGATTCAGCTTAATGAAAACAAGGTTCGTCTTGAATTGATACTTTCAAAACAAGTCCGCCCAATCAGGTTAGACTCTATTCAATTTTCTCAGGTACTATTTAATTTAGCTTTGAATGCAATCGCTGCTATGCCATCAGGTGGTGTTCTAAAAATCTCTACAAATGTCCGCAAAGAACTTGTCGTTCTTAAAATTAAAGATCATGGAATTGGAATGGACAAAAAAGATATAGTGAAAATTTTTCAACCATTTTATACCACAAAACCATCAGGTACAGGTCTAGGATTAGCTGTTGTTCATGGCATAATTCAAAGTCATCGAGGAACAATTAGTGTTGATTCAGAAAAAGGAAAAGGCACGGAATTTACAATCACGCTTGATCAAAATACGCTTTAA
- a CDS encoding sigma-54-dependent Fis family transcriptional regulator gives MLNRLSVLLVDDSHDMLELLRRNMTDMGFNAFAASTVVDAIDVLENTEIDLVVTDLNMPHIGGMQLVKYMSQHFSQIPVLVITGFPDVRNAVEVMKLGAMEYLIKPFTQDELQASIEKVLGEIKVPEAKNEEIIESFHGIIGRSEPMQKLYHAIDKTKNNRATVLITGESGTGKEMVARAIHYNSAFSASPFVPVNCGAIPDQLIESELFGHMKGAFTGATISRAGFFQAAQGGTLFLDEISNASLSIQAKLLRVIQDKEITMLGATKSQKIDVRLISASNAMLDEQMKKGTFREDLYYRLNVITIHIPPLRNRKEDIPLLIDYFTNRYCKEYDKKLLKISKQIKGILSAYTWPGNVRELENFINRMVLMSDTQMKVEDVPVHMKMSSPKINKDDLTMTLAVAEKHYIIKVLESCGNNKTKAAQTLGIDRKTLREKLK, from the coding sequence ATGCTGAACAGATTATCTGTTTTATTGGTTGATGATTCGCATGACATGCTGGAATTACTTCGGCGCAACATGACCGATATGGGCTTTAATGCTTTTGCTGCAAGCACAGTTGTAGATGCGATTGATGTATTAGAAAATACAGAAATTGATTTAGTTGTAACCGATTTAAACATGCCTCACATTGGTGGTATGCAATTGGTCAAATACATGTCACAGCATTTTTCTCAAATTCCGGTATTGGTTATTACAGGTTTTCCAGATGTTCGTAATGCCGTTGAAGTGATGAAGCTGGGCGCCATGGAGTATTTGATTAAACCATTTACGCAGGATGAGCTTCAAGCCTCCATTGAAAAAGTGCTTGGTGAAATTAAAGTTCCAGAAGCTAAAAATGAAGAAATCATTGAATCGTTTCATGGCATCATCGGACGATCTGAACCGATGCAAAAATTATATCACGCAATCGATAAAACAAAAAATAATCGCGCCACTGTTTTGATAACCGGTGAAAGCGGAACTGGAAAAGAAATGGTAGCAAGAGCCATTCATTACAACAGTGCATTTTCTGCTTCACCATTCGTTCCGGTTAATTGCGGTGCGATTCCTGATCAGTTGATCGAAAGTGAATTGTTTGGTCACATGAAAGGTGCATTTACCGGAGCTACAATTTCACGCGCTGGTTTTTTTCAAGCTGCCCAAGGCGGAACGTTATTTCTGGATGAAATCAGCAATGCTTCTCTTTCGATTCAAGCCAAATTATTGCGAGTTATTCAAGACAAAGAAATTACCATGTTGGGCGCAACCAAATCGCAAAAAATCGATGTTCGTTTAATCTCAGCGTCTAATGCGATGCTGGATGAGCAAATGAAGAAAGGCACGTTTCGTGAAGATTTATATTATCGTTTAAATGTCATCACCATTCATATTCCACCGCTGCGTAATCGTAAAGAAGATATTCCTTTATTGATTGATTATTTTACGAATCGCTATTGCAAAGAGTATGATAAAAAATTACTCAAAATTTCAAAACAAATTAAAGGAATTCTAAGCGCTTATACCTGGCCGGGAAATGTCCGTGAACTTGAAAATTTTATAAATCGCATGGTATTGATGAGTGATACGCAGATGAAAGTTGAAGACGTTCCTGTACACATGAAAATGAGCTCACCAAAAATCAACAAAGACGATTTGACAATGACATTAGCCGTGGCTGAAAAGCATTACATTATCAAAGTTCTGGAGTCTTGTGGCAATAATAAAACAAAGGCTGCGCAAACTTTAGGTATCGACCGCAAAACATTGCGCGAAAAACTAAAATAA
- a CDS encoding transposase: protein METKKKQTSENYIKEIRRKTRTVFSSEQKITIVMEALRAEMSVAELCRKYSI, encoded by the coding sequence ATGGAAACAAAAAAGAAACAAACATCCGAGAATTACATCAAAGAAATTCGAAGAAAAACCAGAACAGTTTTTTCATCGGAACAAAAAATCACAATTGTAATGGAAGCTTTGCGGGCAGAAATGTCTGTTGCAGAATTGTGCAGAAAATATTCCATTTAA
- a CDS encoding NAD(P) transhydrogenase subunit alpha gives MKKIGLINKNQHNKIVVLIPKHVALLKHHALFFIESGSGLAAGFRDEEYEDAGAVILHSSKEVLMVSDIILCFDELPEISQVDDKKTMITFLNVLYDFKPLASLTGKKIDLYSLDLMPRTTLAQSMDILSSVASISGYQAVLIAAEMLPSCLPMITSAGGTLRPARFLILGSGVAGLRAIATAKRMGAVVKAFDVRRASKTEVESLGAEFIEIDGATENKNSGGYAVEQTQDYLDKIEKVIHNEAIQADAIITTAKIPGKQAPLLLKEYSVKQMKSGSVIVDLAAETGGNCELTKKDEIHVQHEVTLVGISSIISRCSKSASILISGNYFAFISHFLANPNLAGKDEILNQTKVIEDGLLINQKLVQLINQY, from the coding sequence ATGAAAAAAATAGGATTGATAAACAAAAATCAACACAACAAAATTGTTGTACTGATTCCAAAACATGTTGCATTGCTAAAACACCACGCGCTTTTTTTTATTGAGTCAGGATCTGGTTTAGCTGCTGGTTTTAGAGACGAAGAATATGAAGATGCCGGCGCCGTGATATTGCATTCGAGCAAGGAAGTCCTTATGGTTTCAGATATCATTTTATGTTTTGATGAGTTGCCTGAAATATCACAGGTGGATGACAAAAAAACAATGATTACTTTTTTAAATGTGCTTTATGATTTTAAACCTCTCGCCTCTCTTACCGGAAAAAAAATAGACCTCTATAGTTTGGATTTGATGCCACGGACAACACTTGCACAGTCGATGGATATTTTGTCTTCGGTGGCTTCGATTTCAGGATACCAAGCAGTACTCATTGCGGCTGAAATGTTACCGTCTTGTCTGCCAATGATTACCAGCGCTGGCGGAACATTACGTCCTGCTAGATTTTTAATTCTTGGAAGTGGAGTTGCCGGTTTACGGGCCATTGCAACAGCAAAACGAATGGGTGCGGTCGTAAAAGCATTTGATGTTAGACGTGCGTCCAAAACAGAAGTGGAAAGTTTGGGCGCAGAGTTCATTGAAATTGATGGCGCTACCGAAAATAAAAATTCAGGAGGTTATGCTGTTGAACAAACGCAAGATTATCTGGACAAAATTGAAAAAGTAATTCACAATGAAGCAATTCAAGCTGATGCAATTATAACAACAGCAAAAATTCCGGGCAAACAAGCACCCTTATTATTGAAAGAATATTCAGTAAAACAAATGAAATCTGGATCTGTAATTGTGGACCTTGCGGCTGAGACAGGCGGTAATTGTGAACTTACAAAAAAGGATGAAATCCATGTTCAACATGAGGTAACTCTTGTAGGAATTTCTTCCATCATTTCGCGTTGTTCCAAATCAGCATCCATACTTATTTCCGGAAATTATTTTGCCTTCATCAGTCACTTTTTAGCCAATCCAAATCTTGCTGGGAAAGATGAAATATTAAATCAAACAAAGGTCATCGAAGACGGACTTCTGATCAATCAAAAACTTGTTCAACTAATCAATCAATATTAA
- a CDS encoding ImmA/IrrE family metallo-endopeptidase: protein MDFKYSKAELIAKKVLDECGLDDPTEIPIGEIILGRKAFYEETPLDGKDGEIVSVCGRSIIQVNSKIPFVSKKRFAAAHELGHYEMHRNLQPIFSDTEEDLMNWYKAGPQEMEANEFAAEFLMPSEKFYNECLRKKFGPEVIEHLANKFQVSKTSTILKFVNRGNHPVVIVFCKDNKMKWWKASHDFRYFLEFERDKETPSGSVANELFTTKKTYYGDELKQDIWKSDWLRMRNDDEPDKKFFEYCLFVKSYNYSISVIWEK, encoded by the coding sequence ATGGACTTTAAATATTCAAAAGCGGAACTAATTGCAAAAAAGGTTTTGGATGAATGTGGACTTGACGATCCAACCGAAATTCCAATCGGAGAAATCATTTTAGGAAGAAAAGCATTTTATGAAGAAACCCCATTAGACGGTAAGGACGGCGAGATAGTATCCGTTTGTGGTAGATCTATTATTCAGGTCAATTCAAAAATTCCGTTTGTATCAAAAAAAAGATTTGCGGCGGCTCATGAACTGGGACACTATGAAATGCACCGGAATTTGCAACCGATTTTTTCAGACACTGAGGAAGATCTGATGAATTGGTATAAAGCTGGTCCGCAAGAAATGGAAGCGAATGAATTCGCGGCGGAATTCCTCATGCCTTCAGAAAAATTTTACAACGAATGTTTGAGAAAAAAGTTTGGCCCAGAAGTGATAGAACACTTAGCTAATAAGTTTCAAGTCAGTAAAACGTCAACCATTTTGAAGTTTGTTAATCGTGGTAATCATCCTGTTGTGATTGTTTTTTGCAAAGACAATAAAATGAAATGGTGGAAAGCAAGTCATGATTTTCGTTATTTTTTAGAATTTGAACGAGATAAGGAAACGCCATCTGGCTCCGTAGCGAATGAATTATTTACTACAAAAAAAACTTATTATGGTGACGAATTGAAACAAGATATTTGGAAATCGGACTGGCTGAGAATGCGAAATGATGATGAGCCTGACAAGAAATTTTTTGAATATTGCTTATTTGTAAAGTCCTACAATTATTCGATAAGCGTTATTTGGGAAAAATAA
- the dinD gene encoding DNA damage-inducible protein D codes for MKKELIDELFGKFEEACYLYKEIECWSARELQTIFGYAKWDNFIKVIDKAKNTCETSGADVSDHFADIGKMIELAKGAQREIDDVALTRYACYLVAQNGDSTKSEVAFAQTYFAVQTRKQEIIEQRLLDVARVSAREKLTKSEKKLSGIIYERGVDHNGFAIIRSKGDQALFGGFSTNDMKTKLGISVNKPLADFLPTLTIKAKDFASELTSHNVVEKDLKGNDKISKEHIENNIAVRKMLIERGVKPCFVSNQCVLI; via the coding sequence ATGAAAAAAGAATTGATTGATGAGTTATTCGGAAAATTTGAAGAGGCTTGTTATTTGTACAAAGAAATTGAATGTTGGAGTGCAAGAGAATTGCAAACAATTTTTGGTTATGCCAAATGGGATAATTTTATTAAGGTAATTGATAAAGCAAAAAACACCTGTGAAACTTCTGGTGCAGACGTTTCGGATCATTTTGCCGATATCGGGAAAATGATAGAATTGGCTAAAGGCGCACAAAGAGAAATTGACGACGTAGCACTGACAAGATATGCTTGTTATTTAGTTGCACAAAACGGCGATTCAACAAAAAGTGAAGTTGCATTTGCGCAAACTTACTTTGCTGTTCAAACTCGGAAGCAAGAAATTATAGAACAACGATTATTGGATGTGGCAAGAGTTTCTGCGAGAGAAAAACTTACCAAAAGCGAAAAAAAACTTTCAGGAATTATTTATGAAAGAGGTGTTGATCATAACGGATTTGCCATAATTAGAAGTAAAGGGGATCAGGCACTTTTTGGTGGCTTCAGTACAAATGATATGAAAACAAAACTTGGTATTTCTGTGAATAAGCCACTTGCAGATTTTCTTCCAACATTAACTATAAAAGCGAAAGATTTTGCATCCGAACTAACTAGCCATAATGTGGTGGAAAAGGATTTAAAGGGAAATGACAAAATAAGTAAAGAGCATATTGAAAATAATATAGCAGTGCGTAAAATGTTAATTGAACGTGGCGTAAAACCTTGTTTCGTTTCAAACCAATGTGTACTGATTTAA
- a CDS encoding NAD(P) transhydrogenase subunit alpha, whose protein sequence is MTESLILTQIDGLYIVVFSLLLGIEVIKNVPAVLHTPLMSGANAISGIIVIGATIHLLNAAEDDYWNLGLSALAVLLGTVNIAGGFFITHRMLSMFSKPKKNKI, encoded by the coding sequence ATGACAGAGTCTCTCATACTGACCCAAATTGATGGTTTATACATTGTTGTTTTCAGCTTACTGCTGGGAATTGAAGTAATCAAAAATGTACCTGCGGTTTTGCACACACCACTCATGTCAGGTGCAAACGCCATCAGTGGAATTATTGTAATTGGCGCAACCATTCATCTTCTTAACGCAGCTGAAGATGACTACTGGAATTTAGGGTTATCTGCCTTGGCCGTTTTATTAGGAACCGTAAATATTGCCGGCGGATTTTTTATCACGCATCGAATGCTAAGCATGTTTTCAAAACCAAAAAAAAATAAAATTTAA